The Staphylothermus marinus F1 genome has a segment encoding these proteins:
- the rnp1 gene encoding ribonuclease P protein component 1, whose product MRHTRRNIFYHELIGLRIKIIEYPDKSLVGLTGLVIDETQKTLLIETNSGRRVRVLKANGVFQFMLPNKEKVIIRGVQILGRPEDRLKNIVR is encoded by the coding sequence TTGCGACATACTCGTAGAAACATATTCTACCACGAATTGATTGGTTTGAGAATAAAAATAATAGAGTATCCTGATAAATCCCTTGTCGGCTTAACCGGCTTAGTCATAGATGAGACCCAAAAAACCCTCCTAATAGAAACAAATTCAGGTAGAAGAGTAAGAGTTTTAAAAGCCAATGGAGTATTCCAGTTTATGCTTCCAAATAAAGAGAAAGTAATAATTAGGGGAGTTCAGATTTTAGGTAGACCAGAGGATAGATTAAAGAATATTGTGAGGTAG
- a CDS encoding 30S ribosomal protein S17 has translation MSLAKPRNIGIPGIEPPKESCNDPKCPWHGHVKVRGQILRGVVVKAKMHRTVVVRHDYYYYVRKYRRYEKRHTHIHAHNPPCINAKEGDEVLIGETRPLSKTVHFVVLGIIKRAGEK, from the coding sequence ATGAGTTTGGCTAAGCCAAGAAACATTGGCATACCGGGAATAGAGCCTCCCAAGGAGAGCTGCAATGATCCCAAATGTCCATGGCATGGACATGTAAAAGTTCGTGGACAAATTCTTAGAGGAGTAGTTGTTAAAGCAAAAATGCATAGAACAGTAGTTGTCAGGCATGATTACTATTACTATGTGAGGAAATATAGGAGATATGAGAAAAGACATACACATATACATGCACATAATCCACCATGTATCAATGCTAAAGAAGGAGATGAAGTATTAATTGGTGAAACAAGGCCTTTATCAAAGACTGTTCATTTCGTTGTTTTAGGAATAATTAAGAGAGCTGGTGAGAAGTAA
- a CDS encoding 50S ribosomal protein L14: MPKKGKGKPAFSRRRIATGLQVGSYVRVADNSGAKLVKIIGVPGYKGRLRRIPPAGIGDLVVVTVKKGTPEMRKQVVKAVIVRQKRPFRRPDGTWVAFEDNAVAIVTPEGTPKGSEIRGPIAKEVAERWPQLANIATIVV, from the coding sequence ATGCCTAAGAAGGGAAAAGGTAAACCGGCTTTCTCTAGGAGAAGAATAGCCACAGGCTTACAGGTAGGCTCATATGTTAGAGTTGCCGACAATAGTGGGGCAAAACTGGTTAAAATAATTGGTGTCCCCGGATACAAAGGGAGACTTAGAAGAATACCTCCAGCAGGCATAGGCGACCTAGTAGTTGTCACTGTTAAGAAGGGAACACCTGAAATGAGGAAACAAGTTGTTAAAGCCGTTATTGTGAGGCAGAAGAGACCATTTAGGAGACCAGATGGTACATGGGTTGCTTTCGAAGACAACGCAGTCGCAATAGTTACTCCTGAAGGAACACCTAAGGGTAGTGAAATACGTGGACCAATAGCTAAAGAAGTAGCTGAGAGATGGCCCCAACTAGCAAATATTGCAACAATAGTTGTTTAA
- the rplX gene encoding 50S ribosomal protein L24 translates to MAITYSSKPSKQRKALFNMPLHLRHKLFNAPLSKELREKYGVKKLPVRKGDVVRIMRGDWKGHEGKVVRIDLRRVRLYVEGVQRKKADQTPVYYPIHPSKVMIIKLDLSDKWRRKIIERRKGLIESEVVEEKETSKTSEGGGKTIEETEGEK, encoded by the coding sequence ATGGCGATAACATATTCGTCAAAACCATCTAAACAGAGGAAAGCATTATTCAACATGCCGCTCCACCTAAGACATAAACTATTCAATGCACCACTAAGCAAAGAGCTACGAGAGAAATATGGTGTTAAAAAACTACCCGTCCGTAAAGGCGATGTAGTAAGAATTATGCGTGGAGACTGGAAAGGACATGAAGGAAAAGTTGTCAGGATAGATTTAAGACGTGTAAGACTATATGTTGAGGGGGTTCAACGTAAAAAGGCTGATCAAACCCCAGTATATTACCCTATACATCCAAGCAAGGTAATGATTATTAAGCTTGATCTAAGCGATAAATGGCGTAGAAAAATAATTGAGAGAAGAAAGGGTTTAATAGAGAGCGAAGTAGTTGAAGAAAAAGAAACAAGTAAAACTAGTGAAGGTGGCGGGAAAACAATAGAAGAGACTGAAGGTGAGAAATAA
- a CDS encoding 30S ribosomal protein S4e, with amino-acid sequence MARMGGKKHLKALVAPKFWPILRKEYKWAVKPSPGPHPIERCFPLLIIVRDILGYAKTAREARKLISEGHFKVDGRVRKNYKYPVGLMDVIEIVDTGETYRVIPVPVKVLGLIEIDKEEAKYKLSRIENKTTVKGGHIQLNLHDGRNVLIKVSDPKNPVEDIYKTLGTLQISIPEQQILNYIPLDEGTLVIISGGRNVGRVGKVVSIHKGIRRHRSIVTIEDKHGNKFQTSLTYVFPIGKEEPLIKLPEGAW; translated from the coding sequence ATGGCTAGAATGGGTGGTAAAAAACATTTAAAAGCACTAGTTGCGCCTAAGTTTTGGCCTATACTGAGAAAAGAGTATAAATGGGCTGTAAAACCTTCACCAGGTCCACACCCTATTGAACGATGTTTTCCTCTACTTATAATTGTTCGCGATATACTGGGGTATGCTAAAACAGCTAGAGAAGCTAGGAAACTAATTAGTGAAGGACATTTTAAAGTTGATGGAAGAGTTAGAAAGAACTATAAGTATCCAGTAGGATTAATGGATGTAATTGAGATTGTTGATACAGGTGAAACATATAGAGTTATCCCTGTGCCCGTAAAAGTTCTGGGTTTGATCGAGATAGATAAGGAAGAAGCCAAATATAAGCTTTCAAGAATAGAGAATAAAACAACTGTTAAAGGTGGACATATACAGCTGAACCTTCATGATGGCAGGAACGTGTTGATCAAAGTAAGTGATCCTAAGAATCCTGTTGAAGACATATATAAGACTCTGGGAACACTACAAATATCAATACCTGAACAACAAATACTAAACTATATACCATTAGATGAAGGAACGCTTGTAATAATTAGTGGTGGAAGAAATGTTGGTAGAGTTGGAAAAGTAGTATCTATACATAAGGGTATTCGTAGACATAGAAGTATTGTAACAATAGAGGATAAGCATGGAAACAAGTTCCAAACAAGTCTTACCTATGTGTTCCCAATAGGTAAAGAAGAACCATTGATAAAGTTGCCAGAGGGTGCTTGGTAA
- a CDS encoding 50S ribosomal protein L5, producing the protein MSTIIEHVPDADKIIEKWNSNPMYKPRLAKVTVNISVGAATERLSKAMQVLEELTGQKPVPRRAKRTIKDFGIRKGENIAAKVTLRREKAVAFLKRVLEAVNYRIKASSFDDNGNVSFGIKEHIMIPGVKYDPEIGVFGMDVAITIERPGYRVLRRKRCRKKHIPRRHRVSREEAMLYLHKEFGVEII; encoded by the coding sequence ATGTCTACGATTATAGAACATGTACCCGACGCAGATAAAATAATTGAAAAATGGAATTCTAATCCAATGTATAAGCCACGTCTAGCTAAGGTAACAGTAAACATATCAGTTGGGGCAGCTACTGAAAGACTGAGCAAGGCTATGCAAGTTTTAGAGGAGCTAACAGGGCAGAAACCCGTTCCTAGAAGAGCTAAACGCACAATTAAAGACTTCGGTATTAGAAAAGGAGAAAACATTGCAGCAAAAGTTACTCTACGTAGAGAAAAAGCTGTTGCTTTTCTGAAACGAGTACTTGAAGCAGTTAATTATAGAATAAAAGCTTCAAGCTTTGATGATAATGGCAATGTTAGTTTTGGTATTAAAGAACACATCATGATACCTGGAGTAAAGTATGATCCTGAAATAGGAGTGTTTGGCATGGATGTAGCTATTACAATTGAGCGACCAGGGTATAGAGTATTAAGGAGAAAAAGGTGTAGAAAGAAACATATACCTCGCAGACACCGTGTTTCCCGAGAAGAAGCAATGCTTTATCTACACAAAGAATTTGGTGTTGAGATTATTTAG
- a CDS encoding 30S ribosomal protein S14, with translation MGKYRPPKIYKFGKGSRKCRRCGTRDAVIQVYGLYLCRQCFREIAPSLGFKKYS, from the coding sequence ATGGGTAAATATAGGCCTCCAAAAATCTATAAGTTCGGTAAAGGTTCACGTAAATGTAGGAGATGTGGAACAAGGGATGCAGTGATTCAAGTATATGGTTTATATCTATGTAGGCAGTGTTTCAGAGAAATAGCTCCATCCCTCGGATTTAAAAAATATAGTTAA
- a CDS encoding 30S ribosomal protein S8 yields the protein MVMLDTLANALATIQNAEMRAKSEALIWPASKLIINVLRVMQREGYIGEFEYIDDGRWGKIKVQLLGRINKTGVIKPRFPVKLRDLERMPHWLRKYLPAYNIGILILSTPHGVLSHKEAIAKKTGGVLLAYVY from the coding sequence ATGGTAATGCTTGATACATTAGCGAATGCTCTGGCAACAATACAAAATGCTGAAATGAGAGCCAAATCTGAAGCTCTGATTTGGCCAGCTTCAAAACTTATAATTAATGTTTTACGCGTGATGCAAAGAGAAGGGTATATTGGAGAATTTGAATACATTGATGATGGTCGCTGGGGAAAAATAAAGGTTCAATTACTGGGTAGAATCAACAAAACCGGCGTTATTAAGCCGAGATTTCCAGTAAAACTCAGGGATTTGGAGAGAATGCCTCATTGGCTACGCAAGTATCTTCCAGCATATAATATTGGAATATTAATATTATCAACGCCGCACGGAGTATTATCTCATAAAGAAGCTATTGCTAAGAAGACTGGAGGAGTACTACTGGCATATGTATACTAA
- a CDS encoding 50S ribosomal protein L6 has product MVKLPHIYEEIDIPENVTVEINGLKVKVNGPKGSIERDFSHVRNIILRKENSKIIVETFFADRRKKALVGTIASHIENMIKGVLKGYRYKLKIIYSHFPITVEVDDRNRIVRIKNFLGEKSDRIAKIIGEDVKVTVKGEDIIVEGIDIEHVGQTAANIELATKVKDKDRRVFADGIYIYDWGEEE; this is encoded by the coding sequence ATGGTTAAGCTTCCACATATATATGAAGAAATAGATATACCGGAGAACGTTACTGTAGAAATTAATGGTTTAAAAGTAAAAGTTAATGGTCCAAAAGGGAGTATTGAGAGAGATTTCTCTCATGTAAGAAATATTATTCTTAGAAAAGAAAATAGTAAAATTATAGTTGAGACATTCTTCGCTGATAGAAGGAAAAAAGCACTAGTGGGCACTATTGCATCACATATTGAAAATATGATTAAGGGAGTATTAAAAGGATATAGATATAAATTAAAAATAATATATTCACACTTTCCAATCACAGTCGAAGTTGATGATAGAAATCGTATTGTTAGAATAAAGAATTTCCTTGGAGAAAAATCTGATAGGATAGCTAAGATAATAGGTGAAGACGTCAAAGTAACTGTTAAAGGAGAGGACATTATTGTTGAAGGAATAGATATCGAGCATGTTGGACAAACAGCTGCTAACATTGAGTTAGCTACAAAAGTTAAAGACAAAGATAGGAGAGTCTTCGCAGACGGCATATATATTTATGATTGGGGTGAAGAAGAATGA
- a CDS encoding 50S ribosomal protein L32e — translation MSENKDLEKLLELRKKLKSKKPEFLRHLWWKKPKFRNDPKWRKPKGTDNKMRLKKKGYPPLVEVGYRGPKLVRGLHPSGLKPVVIHDPKELDRLDPNMHILYIGRTVGLRKRIEIMRIASEKGFKVANQISLSQKQ, via the coding sequence ATGAGTGAAAACAAAGACTTAGAAAAATTATTAGAGCTTAGAAAAAAGCTTAAATCAAAGAAACCAGAGTTTCTACGCCATCTATGGTGGAAAAAACCAAAGTTTAGAAATGATCCTAAGTGGCGTAAACCAAAAGGTACTGATAACAAGATGCGGTTGAAAAAGAAAGGGTATCCACCGCTGGTTGAAGTTGGATATAGAGGACCTAAACTAGTACGGGGGCTACACCCGTCAGGTTTGAAACCCGTAGTTATACATGATCCCAAAGAACTGGATAGGCTAGATCCAAATATGCACATATTATACATTGGTAGAACTGTTGGACTAAGGAAAAGAATAGAAATTATGAGAATAGCGAGTGAGAAGGGATTTAAAGTAGCTAATCAAATAAGTCTTAGTCAAAAACAATAG
- a CDS encoding 50S ribosomal protein L19e, producing the protein MTDLSLQKRLAAEILGVGESRIWIDPERIDEVADAITREEIKALIKDRVIQVKPIHGNSRERWKIRHMQRKKGRRRGYGKRKGKKTARKDRKEEWMNRIRKIRRFLRYLRDHGVITRKDYRRLYMLAKGGTFHSLASLKHYMKEKGIVKEIR; encoded by the coding sequence ATGACTGATTTAAGTCTACAAAAGAGATTGGCTGCGGAGATATTAGGTGTAGGCGAGTCGAGGATATGGATAGATCCTGAAAGAATAGATGAAGTTGCTGACGCGATTACTCGGGAAGAAATTAAAGCGTTAATTAAGGACAGAGTTATACAAGTTAAACCAATACATGGGAACTCTCGTGAGAGATGGAAAATAAGACATATGCAGAGGAAGAAGGGGCGTAGAAGAGGATATGGTAAACGTAAGGGTAAGAAGACAGCTAGGAAGGATAGGAAGGAGGAATGGATGAATAGGATTAGAAAAATTAGAAGGTTTCTCAGGTATCTACGCGATCATGGCGTAATTACTCGCAAAGATTATAGGAGATTATACATGTTGGCTAAGGGTGGAACATTCCATAGTCTAGCATCTTTAAAACACTATATGAAGGAAAAAGGCATAGTTAAAGAGATTAGGTGA
- a CDS encoding 50S ribosomal protein L18, whose translation MARGPRYKVPKRRRREGKTNYYKRYKMVLSGHPRFVVRKTLKHIIVQIVTAKPEGDITIAAAHSRELYKKYGWMGGLGNTPAAYLTGLLAALRGLKAGIKYAVPDIGLHVPTRGAKVFAAIKAANDVGLKVPVGEEVVPSDDRIRGEHIASWAKMLQEASPEAYERFFSKYISRGFDPTQLPTHFEEVKNRILEEYKDVLGE comes from the coding sequence ATGGCTAGAGGACCAAGATACAAGGTTCCTAAGCGTAGGAGGAGAGAAGGTAAAACAAACTATTATAAGAGATACAAGATGGTATTATCTGGTCATCCAAGATTTGTAGTTAGAAAAACACTAAAACACATAATTGTTCAAATAGTAACAGCTAAGCCAGAAGGAGATATCACCATAGCAGCAGCTCATTCACGAGAACTCTACAAGAAATATGGTTGGATGGGTGGATTAGGAAATACGCCGGCAGCGTACTTGACAGGTCTACTTGCTGCACTTCGCGGATTAAAGGCGGGAATAAAATATGCTGTCCCAGATATAGGCTTACATGTTCCAACGCGTGGAGCCAAGGTATTCGCGGCCATAAAGGCGGCTAATGATGTTGGATTAAAGGTTCCGGTAGGTGAAGAAGTTGTGCCTTCGGATGATCGTATTCGTGGGGAGCACATCGCCTCCTGGGCTAAGATGCTCCAGGAGGCTAGTCCCGAGGCTTATGAGAGATTCTTCTCAAAATATATTAGTCGAGGCTTTGATCCCACCCAGCTCCCCACGCATTTTGAAGAAGTAAAGAACCGTATCTTAGAGGAATACAAGGATGTGTTGGGTGAGTAA
- a CDS encoding 30S ribosomal protein S5 produces MPMSAIDKEALETWVPRTRVGKMVVEGKITSLKEIFDRNLPLLEPEIVDYLLPDLKYERLDVGIVQKVTDAGRRSRFRVVVVVGNEDGFVGVGSGKARQYLVALRKALRNAKLNITPVRRGCGSWECRCGEPHSIPFTVQGKSGSVVVVLKPAPKGTGLVAGDTAKAVLRMAGIKDVWTETFGKTKTTLNFAKAVVNALRNTYKFVAPVDWLKA; encoded by the coding sequence ATGCCTATGAGTGCGATTGATAAAGAAGCTCTTGAAACATGGGTTCCAAGAACACGTGTAGGTAAAATGGTTGTTGAAGGAAAGATTACTAGTTTAAAGGAAATATTTGATCGCAATCTTCCATTGCTTGAACCAGAAATAGTTGATTATCTACTGCCCGATCTAAAATATGAAAGGCTTGATGTAGGAATAGTTCAGAAAGTAACTGATGCTGGTCGAAGAAGCAGGTTTAGAGTAGTTGTCGTAGTAGGTAATGAGGATGGTTTTGTAGGAGTAGGATCGGGTAAAGCGAGACAGTACCTAGTTGCTCTACGAAAAGCTCTGAGAAATGCTAAGCTAAACATTACACCTGTCAGGCGAGGATGTGGAAGCTGGGAGTGCAGATGCGGCGAACCCCATAGTATACCGTTTACTGTACAGGGTAAGAGTGGTAGTGTTGTAGTAGTATTGAAACCAGCACCTAAGGGAACAGGATTAGTAGCCGGTGATACAGCTAAGGCTGTGCTTAGAATGGCTGGTATAAAGGATGTATGGACAGAGACATTCGGGAAAACAAAAACAACACTAAACTTTGCTAAAGCAGTTGTCAACGCATTAAGAAACACATACAAGTTTGTAGCACCGGTTGATTGGCTAAAAGCTTAG
- a CDS encoding 50S ribosomal protein L30: MPDLYAIIRIRGRLDVPPDVDYTLKLLRLHKKFHMVIYPSNQPGLKGMLQKAKDWITWGEINYETLVELLRKRGRTLGNKPLTDEFVDKYLSKYGIYGGIQGLAKALLEGKIKLHKLEVIKPVFRLHPPRGGFKRSTKRPFNDGGELGYRGKSINELIKRML; this comes from the coding sequence ATGCCGGATTTATATGCGATCATCAGGATTCGTGGAAGATTAGATGTACCACCGGATGTTGACTATACATTAAAACTGTTGAGACTCCATAAAAAATTCCATATGGTAATATACCCGTCAAACCAGCCAGGATTAAAGGGGATGCTACAAAAGGCAAAAGACTGGATAACCTGGGGAGAAATAAACTATGAAACACTTGTAGAATTATTGAGAAAACGTGGAAGAACACTTGGAAATAAACCATTAACGGATGAATTTGTTGATAAATATTTGTCAAAGTATGGAATTTATGGGGGAATACAAGGTTTAGCTAAAGCATTATTAGAAGGTAAAATAAAGCTTCACAAACTCGAAGTAATTAAGCCGGTGTTTAGGCTTCACCCACCACGTGGAGGCTTTAAGAGAAGTACTAAGAGACCATTCAATGATGGAGGAGAACTAGGATATAGAGGTAAGTCTATTAATGAATTAATTAAAAGAATGCTTTAA
- a CDS encoding uL15 family ribosomal protein, with protein sequence MVVRKKKKSRKLRGRTRSMGWGRIGQHRKSGARGGFGAVGFHKHKWIWVLKYAPNWYGKHGFTRPPETIYGVYSINVGELDELAKHLVSKNLAYREEGKIVIDVTSMGFNKVLGRGKVTLPLKIITKSISKRAREKITAVGGEVVVIGEKQQ encoded by the coding sequence ATGGTTGTCCGTAAAAAGAAGAAAAGCCGAAAACTAAGAGGAAGAACACGCTCAATGGGTTGGGGACGTATAGGACAACATAGAAAAAGCGGTGCGCGCGGAGGCTTTGGAGCAGTAGGATTCCATAAACACAAGTGGATATGGGTTCTAAAATATGCTCCTAATTGGTATGGAAAACATGGCTTTACAAGACCTCCAGAAACAATATATGGAGTATACAGTATCAATGTCGGAGAATTAGATGAGTTAGCAAAACATCTTGTTTCAAAGAATCTTGCTTATCGCGAGGAAGGCAAGATAGTTATTGATGTTACAAGCATGGGCTTTAACAAAGTACTTGGACGGGGCAAGGTCACATTACCATTAAAAATTATAACAAAGAGCATATCTAAGAGAGCACGTGAGAAAATAACAGCTGTTGGCGGAGAAGTAGTTGTTATAGGTGAGAAACAACAATAG
- the secY gene encoding preprotein translocase subunit SecY, producing MGLIDLMAKIADYIPTVEKPKAKPGLYERLLWTAIALIVYVIMANTPLYGISVTGGGQQILLVQIIFASRRGTLMELGIGPIVTAGLIMQILVGAKMINLDMSNPDDRRRFTAAQKTFALILAAFEAAMYVSACRYWTPTGPNPFFQCSATIYQRIGVGLQLFIATYIVILLDEMIQKGWGIGSGVSLFILTGVAQRILWNLISPITISGEAVGFIPYAIQVLSTGGNINSIIIRSGGRDLVGLIVTFVIIFLLVYLEGMKVEIPVTSPRLRSIKTKVPLKFLYVTNIPVLLVGILYSDILVFASLTRLYLQNIVPDWVANMLATYDANGRLTGGLAYYLSPPGSLARTLYDPMQAVIYAVSVLFLATLFGIMWVEISGLSASAQAEELIKSGMEIPGIRRNPKILERILSRYIFPLTVLSSLIVALIAVTADLMGAYGTGTGILLAVGIVQQYYTMIAYERTLEAYPLLKRLVGE from the coding sequence ATGGGTTTAATAGATTTAATGGCTAAGATAGCGGATTATATTCCTACAGTTGAGAAACCAAAGGCTAAGCCTGGCTTATATGAGAGATTATTGTGGACAGCTATAGCACTAATAGTCTATGTGATAATGGCTAATACACCATTATATGGAATATCAGTTACTGGTGGTGGACAACAAATACTTCTCGTACAAATAATTTTTGCATCTAGAAGAGGAACCTTAATGGAGCTAGGCATTGGACCAATAGTTACTGCAGGCCTCATCATGCAGATTCTTGTAGGAGCTAAAATGATTAATTTAGACATGTCTAATCCAGATGATAGAAGAAGATTTACAGCGGCTCAGAAAACATTTGCTTTGATACTGGCGGCTTTCGAGGCGGCAATGTATGTTTCAGCGTGTAGATATTGGACACCAACAGGCCCTAATCCATTCTTCCAATGTAGTGCGACAATATATCAAAGAATAGGTGTTGGACTCCAACTATTCATTGCCACCTATATAGTTATTCTACTCGACGAAATGATCCAGAAAGGATGGGGTATAGGATCAGGAGTGTCTTTATTCATTTTAACCGGTGTAGCTCAGAGGATTCTATGGAATCTTATCAGCCCAATAACTATTAGTGGTGAAGCTGTAGGGTTTATTCCATATGCTATCCAGGTCCTTTCAACTGGGGGGAATATCAATAGTATAATTATTAGAAGTGGTGGAAGAGACCTGGTAGGATTAATTGTTACATTTGTAATAATATTTCTACTAGTATATCTTGAAGGCATGAAAGTTGAGATCCCGGTCACATCTCCTAGGCTTAGAAGCATAAAGACGAAGGTTCCATTAAAATTTCTATATGTTACCAATATTCCTGTGTTATTAGTAGGTATACTTTACTCAGATATTCTAGTATTTGCATCATTAACTAGACTATATTTACAAAACATTGTTCCGGACTGGGTAGCTAATATGCTTGCAACTTATGATGCAAATGGTAGGTTAACTGGTGGATTGGCATATTATCTATCACCTCCTGGAAGCTTAGCTAGAACATTATATGATCCAATGCAAGCAGTAATATATGCTGTAAGCGTATTATTTCTAGCAACACTCTTCGGCATAATGTGGGTGGAGATCTCAGGGCTTAGCGCATCAGCTCAGGCTGAGGAATTAATTAAGAGCGGCATGGAAATACCTGGTATTAGGAGAAACCCGAAAATACTGGAGAGAATCCTTTCAAGATACATATTTCCACTAACTGTTCTATCCAGCCTAATAGTAGCATTGATCGCTGTAACAGCCGACTTAATGGGAGCATATGGTACAGGCACCGGAATACTACTAGCGGTCGGTATTGTGCAACAATACTATACAATGATAGCTTATGAGAGAACACTAGAAGCATATCCATTGCTTAAGAGATTAGTTGGTGAGTAA
- a CDS encoding 50S ribosomal protein L34e — translation MPRPGLKTRSKRRVYVRTPGGKVVIHYEPRKPGPARCAICGKPLNGVPRLIPSKLRKLAKTEKRPERPYGGYICPRCLSRLLRESIRASISS, via the coding sequence ATGCCTAGGCCAGGGTTGAAGACTAGGAGCAAGAGAAGAGTATATGTTAGAACACCCGGTGGTAAAGTAGTAATTCATTATGAACCTAGAAAACCCGGTCCTGCACGATGCGCAATATGTGGTAAGCCGCTAAACGGTGTTCCAAGACTAATTCCATCAAAACTACGAAAACTAGCGAAAACAGAGAAAAGACCTGAGAGACCTTATGGTGGATACATCTGTCCTAGGTGTTTATCTAGATTATTGAGAGAAAGTATTAGGGCAAGCATCTCCTCATAA
- the cmk gene encoding (d)CMP kinase yields MVVIVISGPPGGGKTTQARRVAEYFSLRYYSAGMIFREIARSRGLSLEELSIIAANDPSIDIEIDKRTYEEALKGNVVLDGHLTAWIVSNIADIKIYVTAPLHIRIKRIAERDNIDLNKAMHETIIREYVQKKRFMEYYGIDIDDLSIFDLVINTEKLSVEKTFNIIREFIEKFLKE; encoded by the coding sequence ATGGTAGTTATAGTTATTAGCGGGCCTCCTGGAGGAGGTAAAACTACACAGGCTAGGAGAGTAGCAGAATATTTTTCTCTAAGATATTATTCTGCAGGAATGATCTTTAGAGAAATTGCAAGGTCTCGTGGTTTATCATTGGAGGAGCTTAGTATTATTGCAGCAAATGATCCATCAATAGATATAGAGATTGATAAAAGAACTTATGAGGAAGCATTGAAAGGAAATGTTGTACTGGATGGTCATTTAACGGCATGGATTGTTAGTAATATAGCAGATATAAAAATATATGTTACAGCCCCTCTACACATAAGGATTAAGAGAATAGCTGAGAGAGACAATATTGATCTCAATAAAGCTATGCATGAGACAATTATTCGTGAATATGTTCAAAAGAAAAGATTCATGGAATATTATGGTATAGATATTGATGACTTATCCATTTTCGATCTAGTTATTAACACAGAAAAATTAAGTGTAGAAAAAACCTTCAATATAATCCGGGAATTTATAGAGAAATTTTTAAAGGAGTAA
- a CDS encoding 50S ribosomal protein L14e, with translation MPAIEIGRICVKVAGREAGRKCVIVDIIDENFVLITGPKSLTGVKRRRANVKHIEPLDKVIDISRGASDEEVLRAIANAGLTEFMKEIVKPKLVPV, from the coding sequence ATGCCGGCAATAGAAATAGGTAGAATATGTGTAAAAGTAGCTGGAAGAGAAGCTGGGAGAAAATGTGTTATTGTCGATATAATTGATGAAAACTTTGTATTAATAACTGGTCCAAAGAGCTTAACTGGTGTTAAAAGAAGAAGAGCTAATGTTAAACATATAGAGCCCTTAGACAAAGTAATCGATATCTCTCGAGGAGCTAGCGACGAAGAAGTATTGAGAGCAATAGCAAATGCTGGTCTAACAGAGTTTATGAAGGAGATCGTGAAGCCAAAATTAGTACCTGTATAA
- a CDS encoding tRNA pseudouridine synthase A, with amino-acid sequence MGLVEKGIRFIEKITKNAGYDQEWIILREDDTSPDYGVLPYQRPINEHIRNGVINLDKPPGPTSHEVVAWIKKMFELERAGHGGTLEPLYPQLG; translated from the coding sequence GTGGGCTTAGTTGAAAAAGGTATTAGATTTATTGAGAAAATAACTAAAAATGCTGGATATGATCAGGAATGGATTATATTGAGAGAAGATGATACAAGTCCTGACTATGGCGTATTGCCTTATCAAAGACCAATAAACGAGCATATTAGAAACGGAGTTATTAACTTAGATAAACCACCTGGCCCTACTAGTCACGAAGTAGTGGCATGGATTAAAAAGATGTTTGAATTAGAGAGAGCCGGTCACGGGGGGACCCTAGAACCCCTATACCCTCAATTGGGATAG